From the Leishmania braziliensis MHOM/BR/75/M2904 contig, possible fusion of chromosomes 20 and 34 genome, the window GCGAACAATGCGCCCCTCGTTGTGCATCCGTTACATCTATGAGCAAAAGGAAAAATGTATCCTCTAACGCCAGTCTACACCATCTCGgtcgccgtcgcagccgtcTTCCACTGAGGTGAACGACAGGCGCCGCATTGAAGACGTCCCCACATGCAACGGCGGCGTGTTCAACTCCACCTTGCTGTGCGCGCATGACCACAGCAGAGCGGCCTAATGCAGCGCAATACGGCGACGGTACTCGTTCAAGTCGCTCCCCAGTGCCTTCAGTTGCTCGAGGTACATAAAATGCGCGTACAAATCTCGGTCCTGCGCTTCGGTCACTTGAAGTCTCCTGCGCATGACAGTCTCGGAACGGATTAGACGACAGACTGCCTTGAACTTATGCGGCGTCATCGGTGTGAGCTTCGAGAACTCACGGTCTATTAATGCCCCCATATCGCGCTGTGCCTGCTGCCATTCACGGAACAGCGCTTTTCGCTCGCTAAGCTCACATGCGATCATATTCCTTACGGCGGCTCCAAAGAAGGCGCACATCATAACGTGAAAACGATTCCTCGCCACTGCCATCAGCTGGCGGCGTTCGTATCGCTCCAGATCCATCAACTCCTGTGCCGAGCGCATGAGTTCGCTTCGGCGACGCGCCTCTCGAGCAACAGGGCTGATGCAGGACGGACGTGCAAGCTGTGACACCCTCCTCTTGCTCAGCACAGCTGCGGCTCCCTTTCTCTGTAGGTTGCGTGCAAGGAGCTGTTGCAAGGGATCAGCGTACGAGTTGTCCGACTCGCAGCGTCCGCTGTTgttccagcgctgccgcggcaTCGTCAAGCGTGTTTGGAACAGAGCGGTGGTGCCACAGCTGTCAGTGAAAGTGGAGCTGCGAAGGGTGTTGGCGAACCTCAAGGAAAAGGCGTTGTCACTTGTTCCACGGCGGAAGACCAGCCAGTTGCTCTCTTTGCTGCAGATCGCGCCAGGAGCAAGACCATCATCATGAAGCGGTTTCTGCGCCGCACGCTTCCACGCGCGCTCGTCGCGAACAAATGCGTGTATGTCACCTGCAGAGAGCATTCTTGGCTTGGTTGTCTACGGTTCGAGCTGCGTTGGCAGATACAAACCTGAGAATCTATGTTGCGGTGCCTTTCCGACTGAAGCGCCTGCTACTCAGCACACCCCTTACCTTTCAGAGGGGGAGGTGTTGTCAGTATGAGGGAACAAGCCAAGGACGGGCGAAAGCGCCTAACTGAACGATGGCCACCCCAGTGAGCAGCGCCTTCCCTGTGGTCTCTCAGTTGGCCGAGGCAACGTAAATGCAGGCGTAAGGAGAACGCTCGCGGAACAGATTGAAAGCGCAAGAAATGCATCAGTGCacagaaggggaaaaaaatgtgagagggggagggggggggggggggcgaatAATACAGTGAAGGTAAAACGCGCATCGAGAGACGGTGAGGTCGATTTCCGCTTCCTTGGCTTCTATGACTGGCAAAAGTACAGCACGCCGTCTGGAAAAGAGTGCGCGCATGGCGGCTCCTTTCTCTTGTATACCACAAGCACCCCGCCACCTTGTATCGATGCTCTCACGCTGCAGTGCGCATGTGCCAGTTCTCCCTCACAGAGAGTCGCAGAgcagcgggggaggggggtgtcgCCCAGCACGCAAAGAAACGACGGGGAAACACCAAGGGGGTAAAACTACCGCGGATGTGTCCTCCACATCTGCTCCACTTACTGGCACTTGAGGCGCTCGCATAGCTCATTGCTTCATTTTTAGCTTTGCATCTTGCCACGCTCACGCCACCATATCCGTGCACGCGCACTCACCATACCAAAcgcaaaacacacacacacacacacatgaacaaacacgcaggcacgcacagCCGACGAGGTGTTcagcggaggagaagagtgTCATCACTATGGCGTCCAGCGGCGACAAGCAAAATGAGAACTGAAAGAGATGGAAGCGAGAAACGAAACCAGTTCATCTATGCGATGTACCAAAACAAACGCTCGATGCCTCCGAGCATACCCAACAACTACAACGAGGCACCCGCACATCTCGCACGTACGCTTCTatggtgtgggtgtgtgtgtgtgtgccttccTCACTCTGCCGCCGAGACGCAAGGAGAAGGATGTGgtggaaaagaaaaaaaaaaacaggaaAGAGAGTGGGAAGAGGTCCTTCAAAACACCTGCAGGAGACGCCGAGCGTCAGTGTAGCTGGAGGATCCACCACCGCACGCTCCTCCAGAGGAAAGACCAGAAGGTAAATCTGGCGcaccgctttctctctctctctgtttctgtggggaaggaagagagtgagacTCCGCCCCAACACTTCGGCGAGAGTGCACTCGCTGCTTCACAAGAGCCAGCAATGACAACATGTGAGGGCAGCAATGGCGAATACTGTCGTTCTCTCTCGAATAAACAAGAGTCTTGGCTTTCTCTTGTTCCTCCTCAGCGATCGACAAGAtagcccctccctccctccctccccctcccacgaTCACGCATCCTAGGTCGCTGGCTGTGGCCCATATGAACCCCATTCAATCGGGGTAACCGTGACAGCTGGTTGAGGCATGGCAACAAATCTACCGAGCAActcgcgctgcggcagcggcgggggGTTCTGGTTAAGCTGCGCATCAAAGTATGCTACTTGGGTGTAGTAGCCCACGCGCAGAAACTCCTGCCTTCGGTACTGAAACGAGATGAGCAAAATTGTCACGCCTAGCACATCCTCCGTGGGCACGAGCTCCATCTGTGGGGCATCGCATTCTAGGGTGAACTCCGTGACACCCTGCTCCAGCGGTCCAACTTCGAAGTCGTCGAGCACCTGGTCGTACTGTGACGACGAAGCGCTGCCGACCCACACGAAGGAGACGGAGACGGCGTCGGGCAaactcgccgccgcctccatgcGCATTCGCCACTGAAACTGGCTCGTGTACGCATCTGGGTTCTCCCCGAGCAGCTCAATTTCTAACAACTGCAGCACGGGATCGGCCATTATTGCGGTCTGTAAGGGTCTCCCTCGCCTGGATGTGGAGGTCACTCAAACCGTCGAGAGAGTGCGCGCACagcgagaggaaaggaagaccagcaaagaaaaaagagcagaACGCCAAGACTGCCtcgatgggggggggggggggggggcacgcACTGCTTCGGCTCGCACTGCGGTCCAGCGTGTTTACAGAGTATCGCTTGTGGTAGAATTAAGCCAAACGTCTGTTTGCGAACCCTTTAAGAATAAAAG encodes:
- a CDS encoding anti-silencing protein asf 1-like, whose amino-acid sequence is MADPVLQLLEIELLGENPDAYTSQFQWRMRMEAAASLPDAVSVSFVWVGSASSSQYDQVLDDFEVGPLEQGVTEFTLECDAPQMELVPTEDVLGVTILLISFQYRRQEFLRVGYYTQVAYFDAQLNQNPPPLPQRELLGRFVAMPQPAVTVTPIEWGSYGPQPAT